A genomic region of Deltaproteobacteria bacterium contains the following coding sequences:
- the cbiR gene encoding cobamide remodeling phosphodiesterase CbiR: MNFKGDLSLKNRFPFRLGTTSYIIPAELLPNVIYLADKVDDIELVLFESDEFSNLPDAATVKMLKETAERSDLTYTIHLPLDTWMGHEEASVRERSVDKCLRVIERTAPLSPFAYVLHFHGDQRGELPSPDLERWIDGHRRSVERLLQDVNSHDLCVETLDYPYTVIEDIISDYNLSVCLDIGHLLLCGYAPEDYLDRYLPRTRVLHLHGIEDGHDHRSLSFLPAGLLTTLIDRLGNGSNNSRVLTMEIFDEGALNQSLDVLSRYV; encoded by the coding sequence TTGAATTTTAAGGGAGATTTGTCTCTGAAAAACCGATTCCCCTTCCGCCTGGGAACGACCTCATATATCATTCCGGCGGAGCTCCTTCCGAATGTCATCTACCTGGCAGATAAGGTGGATGACATCGAACTGGTGCTCTTTGAATCGGATGAATTCAGCAATTTGCCGGATGCGGCCACAGTGAAGATGCTGAAAGAGACAGCAGAACGGTCTGATCTGACCTACACTATCCACCTGCCTCTGGACACGTGGATGGGACATGAAGAGGCATCTGTCCGGGAGCGATCTGTGGACAAGTGCCTTCGCGTTATCGAACGCACCGCCCCGCTTTCGCCCTTTGCCTATGTCCTTCATTTCCATGGGGATCAGCGGGGTGAACTCCCTTCGCCGGACCTGGAACGCTGGATCGACGGCCACCGGCGCTCTGTGGAGAGGCTCCTTCAGGATGTTAATTCACATGATCTGTGTGTGGAGACGCTCGATTATCCTTACACTGTTATAGAAGACATTATCAGTGACTATAACCTGAGCGTCTGTCTTGATATCGGCCATCTCCTTCTGTGCGGGTATGCGCCGGAAGATTACCTTGACCGCTATCTGCCGCGGACACGGGTGCTCCATCTCCATGGAATTGAGGACGGACATGACCACCGCAGCCTGTCCTTTTTGCCCGCCGGTTTGTTGACGACCCTCATAGACCGATTGGGCAACGGTTCGAATAATTCCAGGGTTTTAACAATGGAGATCTTCGATGAAGGGGCGTTGAATCAATCGCTGGATGTCCTGAGTCGTTATGTGTAA